The Schistocerca piceifrons isolate TAMUIC-IGC-003096 chromosome 5, iqSchPice1.1, whole genome shotgun sequence DNA segment gtacgtctccttaacacaatcgagaaccgacgcatcggtgatcaattaataatgtCTCTCTCTTTTTAAGTGGTACTGAAAATCGGCCACACAGGATAACCataagtacgcaatctagtgttaagttgcattttgccagtaaatattaccaactaACAGTGACAGCATCACTTTACTACTATTTCTTATGCAGAATATGCAAATCCTAACACCAGATGCCGAAACTCTTATGGAAGCTGTTTCGGATGCCATCTGCTCTAGGCGCCTGGTGTGAGGTTTGCCTTAGTTCTTCGATGTCGGAGGACTAGGGAAATCTGCTGCTTGCGTCCTCCATCTTGTGTATGTGGTCGGTGGATCGAGATAGCCGTGTTCGTACTTGTGTAGCAGGCACAACTGCGCTGATACAGAGTTCTCCATAGTGCTGGGCTCTTATCTACTCTTTAGTTGCCTTTCATGTATTATGAATTTGGCCCTGGGGATCAGCAAAGATGACGCGTTGCTATTTGGCCCGACTGTATTCTCTAATTATGTGGTACGTCGTTGTGGTTTGACTCAAGCCTAACTTAGTATCCTCGACGTAATTGCATATCCATATATAGCTATGCTAGTATGAATGAGAATCTGGGCTCTGTACTGTTTGTTACgtgatgtgtgtgtgaaatcaaaTCTTGTTACGTGATGACGGTCAGACGCTTCGTATGGTTCTCTAGCACGTAAAATGATACTGCTGACTAGACCGTCGGCACTGAGCCTTCGtccaagtatgttgttgttgttgctgtggtcttcagtcctgagactggtttgatgcagctctccatgctactctatcctgtccaagcttcttcatctcccagtacctactgcgtcctacatccttctgaatctgcttagtgtattcatctcttggtctccctctacgatttttaccctccacgctgccctccagtactaaaatggtgatcccttgatgcctcagaacatgtgctaccaaccgatccgctcttgtagtcaagttgtgccacaaactcctcttctccccaattctatccaatacctcctcattagttatgtgatctacccatcaaatcttcagcattcttctgtagcaccacatttcgaaagcttctattctcttcttgtccaaactatttaccgtccatgtttcacttccatacatggctacactccacacaaatgcttttagaaacgacttcctgacacttaaatctatactcgatgttaacaaattcgtcttctacagaaacgctttccttgccataacagtttaaattttatatcctctctacttcaaccatcatcagttattttgctcccaaatagcaaaactccttcacttctttaagtgcctcatttcctaatctaattccctcagcatcacccgacttaattcaactaaattccattatcatcgttttgcttttgttgatgttcatcttaaaaaaggggttcaaagggctctgagcactatgggactcaactgctgtggtcatcagtcccctagaactacttaaacctaactaacctaaggacatcacacacatccatgcccgaggcaggattcgaacctgcgaccgtagcagtagcacggttccggactgcgcgcctagaaccgcgagaccaccgcggccggcgatgttcatcttatatcctcctttcaagacactgtccattccattcaactgctctttcaagtcctttgctgtctctgacagaattacaacgtcatcggcgaatcttaaagtttttatttcttctccgtggattttaatacctactccgaatttttcttttgtttcctttactgcttgctcaatatacagattgaataacatcggggagaggctacaaccctgtctcactcccttcccaaccactgcttccctttcatgcccctcgactcttataactgccatctggtttctgtactaattgtaaatagcctttcactccctgtattttcgtCCAAGTATAGCGCTTTAAAAACTGGTGATTTTCGGCTTGGCACCACTGAGCCGCCTTTCCATTCCTCTTTTGTATCTTGGGAGGGAGGAAACGCATTTTCCTCGAAGTTCTTGTACCTGATAGTGTAGGTAACGCAAAAACTGGACTACACATTACAGGGCAAAACATTTTGATCTACAAGATGACGATTTCGGTGTATCGTCCAATGAGGTTGGCAGTGTGGAAGGTATGAGAGAATTGCCGGACAGGTACAGTCATCACGTTAGCACCACAAGAAGTAGACACATAAATGGAGATTCTCCTGTCCAGCCAGCATCCGCGCATGCACACAGGCAAGGATACAAGGATACAGGCAAGGATACATCTGTATTATCATATCGTGTGGTCTGAATGAGGAAAATAATGCCTGTGAGGTTGCTTAGGGATAGGAACTGCTCTCATGAAACCGTAAAGACGCTGTTTTGGAGGAATTCATTTTATTACAGTGTAATATTGTTGCACATGGAAGGAACGTACAAGTGTAACAGCAGAGAATAGTAAAGTGGGTGCAGGAGTGCAGACGCGGCCGCGTCCCGGGCTGAGCAGCAGGTGTGCCCCCGCCGCTCAGCGCCCTCCGCCGGCTGTGACGTCAGCGGCCGTCGTGGCCGTGCCCGTCGCCGTCGCTGTGGCCCTTGCCGTGGTcgtggccgcccccgccgcccccgctctTCTCGTGGTTGCCGTACGCCATTTGAGTGAGGCAGGCCGCCATCACCAGGGCCACGAGCAGAAACACCTGCAACACGCGCGGCGTCGCTGTAGCCACCTGATGATGTGCCTGCGACGGCACAAACGCGCGGTGACGCGCTGACATTCGAACAGAGCAGCGCGAAGAGCATTATATAAGGCTGACAAGTACGTAGCGGCAAAAGGAATCTGGGAATTACACACTGCTGTCCTAGACAGCACTGTGATGGAGATGTTTCATCATTTCTCCAAGTAGTTATAAAGTTCCCGGTGTGTACCTGCATCGTCTGGTTGATGGTGATGGGTACTTATGTAGTATAGCATTCTCTTAATAATGTTAAGGATGAGACACGATAGTGATGCCTAGTGCTGAGTCATAGCAGCTTGCACGAGGAGGCCTCTGGGCTGCCGTCCATCCCCATTCGATCCATCTTCATCTGTAGTGCACATGGCTTCTCCTGTGGCCTTCTCCGCCAgtcatcacggcgcctagagtatcagcaaccaatgacagcctgcagccgcgggttgcccgcttcgcaggcacaccgaagcactacacaaccgacaggcaatattgatgaatggccacaacaacaacaacaacaacaacaacacagcaaagacaccagcggccaccagggacCACTACCGGCCCATATAAACATAAGTAAGAGGTCGCTGCAGATTCCGGAACtcttttcacacgtcaaaccacatgATGGAaaatccgccgaagcgctataaaggcagTTCATCGACcaccagcagacgtggatagctgccagcctggcttggatcttctcgctgatctctggattaggcttggtatatcggagaagtctctggcggagactagtaggaaattgtttcagttgttttctatattattcttgcatGTAGTGTAAATCGAAGACGGATCAccgttttgtgttggtgttatacttggagaatttgttttgaataatcgaacagtccaataaattgttttcggactttgatcgttagtttcttctccTTACGCAGACTTATCAGCTTCGATCCGTGAGGCACTGTGGCAATGTTTGAATGTTTGGGACATTAATCCGGAACTTCACGTCAGTACACCTCCCCTCATCGTAGGCTAGACTCTCGTGACAATTCTCTCACTGCCAGAACTGAAATAAACTCTGAGGCAAACATCATCAGTCTGTACCGCGCTGGCAGCCTCAGCAGTGGAGGTGGGTTTACTGTAAATGGCCGATCTAACAGGTAGTGGCGGATTCTACACGTGAAGAAATGACACCGACTGCAATCGAGATGGAACTCGATTAGCAATTAGACGAGGATCTCGAAGAAGTCTGTCACGGTCATTTCAGCCTATCCGAACAGTAGCATTGGcaaccctctccctccctcctcgtAAATCAAAAGTAATGGAAGCTGATTCTCCTCTGTACGACCGTAAGACAACTTAGGGCGAATTTGAATTTTGATGCCAGAGGATTGAGCACGTGACTGTACTCAAGAAGGACATGTTGCCAGCCATTCTCTCCTTTCAAGTGGTCGTAACGGGATCAAAAGTACCATCACCCTCCTTCGAATACACTACCACCCCATTTCAGTAGTAAGATTCAGCCCGTTTTATCGAGGTGGTAAATCTGacaagaaacaacagaaaaagaagactgctaacgaggagaacacgggaaGTGCCGTAACTTGATTTCCCAGAAATCTCGAACAGTGTAAGAGGAGCTAAAATAAGgggacacgtgtctcggcttatccctaGATACTCGATCGTTTCTGAAAAAAAGACGGCCAACGTTATCGAGGTAATTTGCAGGTAGTGTACATGCCTTTTACCGCGTGTTATTGCTAGGCGAAATGGTGATAGAGTAGCTAGCGTCGCGGATTGTCAATTTTGCGTCCCCTTTTTAAAACCcggttattacttttatttttgtttttcatttatatacccatgAATGTTTTACAGTGTATATTAATATGACGTTGTCCTTATACGTCTACCAATTGTATGTAACGTGAATGAATTTAAAAACTAGAGaacattatttgaaattattttgggCCAAATTATTGTAGAGCACCTTCATTCAAAATCAATCCAGGCGCTAGTTTTCGGAAAAGCGAATTTACTGCCAACGcacgaaatcttcagcaatgttaacgacgtttctttcccgagcgaagaaatgtcactgtggcagaCCTGCTTTCGCGCAATGCTCGTCGAGTTCGAAATAACCGTGTTTCGGCTGAaaatccctggcagattaaaattgtgtgacggaccgagactcgaactcgagacctttgcctttcgcgggcaagtgctctaaatttttttaaaaattatttttttgaggGGTACCTAACAAAGAGAAATAAAACAAGATCGTAGCCATCCCTACGgggcaccgccacttgtgtcccTGTCAAACAAAAATGAAGtcttacctcttcaggcgttgccatCCTTACTACGGGACTAACGTGTGTGCGCCAACCCATAAAACACGATGAAAGGAAGTGGGGGAAGGGTTTTTCTAGTAGGGTGCGGGAAGGTTTTTTCTATCGTTATGTACAGTATGGACATATAAATaacaatgtgcgaacagtcatggaTAGTCAACCCCGGAAAACTAAAACgaaatgaagacaccatcgaagacaGTAAACCTAAATAACAGGAATataaagctaccacttcgtagtCAGGCTTCCCAGCAACTGCGCCAACTGATAAACATTGTATGATCGTCTGcacttcgttctgacctcatctaccactgcctggaacGTTCCatctacacggcgggctgtgaaaagCGCACTGCTTGAGGGTAAGGTGACTCACCGTGGTCAGCCTCATGTCGTCACTTTGATCTGCTCCTGCGTTGCCGGCTGCTGTCTGTCGTTGCTCCGCTCTTCGACTCTTCTGCTGCGGTAGCTCGGTGTCACCTGTCGCACTGCCACGTCGGCCGTCCCTTATATACTGTGCAGTGCGCCAGTCCTGCCTACTGTACGGACGCTGCGACCTTCTCCGCCCTGTCGAGATTATTCACGGCCAGCCGCCGGTGCGGCAGATCAGGGCCCACGGCGCGGGCGAGAAAACACCGTCATTGTCACACCGACAGCCTTGGCAAGCAGAGCGGAACAGTTCCTGGAGCACACTCCGCGGACGTGTAATCAATTGCCTCCACTCAAGGCGACCGTCGAACGTTTTGTGCCTCATCCCGTGTTGACCTCATTCAACAAACTTACAAGGGGACCGCTCCTACTTCGTCTTGATTCGTGATATATGCAGGGCTTGGCGagaaatgaaactgacagaaaatgGGAGCTCCAGATAGCACAGCGTTTaggtcacaataataataataataacaacatttttGGCAAGGATCGGGCGAGGCACGACGAATTAACGTTAATATAACTTCCGGGCAGCGGGTTACGCAGCGGAAATAGTACTGAACTGTAATCCAACGGTCGTGCGACCGAGTCACTACGcggacaatattttttttattttaaatttttacggcACTTACGCTGCAGGAAAAGGAAATAGTGCTCAGTACATTctatttatcaatattttcataaaaggcgcgaagaagaaaagcaaaaagaaaatttgttttccAAGAAAGGATTTACTTGTAATGTCCACAAAGACTCTGTGAATAGCTTTCCAAGAAGGGGTTGCAATGACAGCGTAAACTACTTCGTATCGCCTTAGTTGCATTTTACCTTCCATCAGCCCGTGGCAGTCGCACGTGAACAGTAGGATCCCGGTGCTCTCTTGGACCGAGAATTCAAAAAACGACTTACGACTTATCGGCACGCAGAAAAACGTAAAAATATCttcattacttcatcaaaatctgaGAAACTTACAacaatatatagggtggtccattgatcgcgaccggtccatatatctcacgaaataaacgtcaaacgaaaaaactacaaagaacgactcGTGTAGCccgaagagggaaaccagatggcgctatggttagcccccTAGATGGCGCacccataggtcaaacgaatgccaactgcgttttttaaaatagaaaccccgatttttattacatattcgtgtagtacgtagagaaatatgaatgttttagttggaccacttttttcgctttgtgatatatggcgttgtaatagtcacaaacgtataagtacgtggtatcacgtaacattccgccagtgcagacggtatttgcttcgtgatacattacccatgttaaaatggaccgtttaccatttgcggaaaaggtcgatatcgtgttgatgtacggctactgtgatcaaaatgcccaagggcgtgtgctatgtatgctgctcggcatcctgggcgacatcatccaagtgtccggaccgttcgccggatagttacgttatttaaggaaacaggaagtgttcagccacatgtgaaacgtcagctacgacctgcaacaaatgatgatgcccaagtaggtgttttagctgctgtcgcggttaattcGCACATCAGTATGCGCGAGAATcgaatctcaaaaccgtcggtgttgagaatgctacatcaacagcgattgcatccgtaccatatttctatgcaccaggaattgcacggcgacgactttgaacgtattgtacatttctgccactgggcataagagaaattacgggacgatgacagattttttgcacgcgttctatttagcgatgaagcctcattcaccaacagcggtaacgtaaacaggcataatatgcactattgggcaacggaaaatccacgatggctgcgacaagtggaacatcagcgaccttggcgggttaaagtagggtgcggcattatgggaggaaggataattggcccccattttatcgatgtcaatctaaatggtgcaatgtatgctgatttcctacgtaatgttctaccgatgttaatacaagatgtttcactgcatgacagaatgatacttgctatcgcgatccaccaacaacgtctgacaacatgcgtcagcgcattgtcaatgcatgtgcgaacattacggaaggcgaactacttgctgttgagaggaatgtcgttacacgtgttgccaaatgcattgaggttgatggacatcatattgagcattaatgtggtatttacaggtaatcacgctgtaacaggatgcgttctcagaaataataagttcacaaagttacatgtatcacattggaacaaccgaaataaaatgttcaaacgtacctacgatctgtattttaatttgaaaaacctacctgttaccaaatgttcgtctaaaattgtgagccataggtttgtgactattacagcgccatctatcacaaagcgaaaaaagtggtccaactaaaacattcatatttctttacgtactacacgaatatgtaataaaaatgggagtttctATTTTagaaaaacgcagatgatatccgtttgacctatggcagggccatctagcggcaaaccatagcgccatctggcttcccccttaaAGTATATGATGAATCTCCTCGCGCAGCAACACAAATTTCTCGTGGGCATGACAAAAAAAGTCCAAACTTACACTacgagatttttcaagatgaagaagAATCACCATAGTCCAGTATTAATGTAATTCTTCCAAAACTCACTCCGTTATTGCAATCTTGTGATGTCTACATTTAACTGATTTGATGGGAAAGCTTCAAAACTACTCTTATCTCATCGAGAGGCAAAAAGAAATAACATTTCGAGAAAACTACATCAAAATACAATGCACTATACATCACAAGCTAcctcgccaatatttggcgaaatggtAGGTTACATGTGATTTGCTGCCAAACTGTGGGATGAAGGGAGAACCTTCTATTACTGAAAACCAAGATTTTTTTCAATGTAAACTTTAAAACTGCCACGTGATTCCAAAAACGAGGCGTTTAAAATCTGAGCAAGAAGCTCAGGAAACTGTTGCCTCCCTTTCTTCCCTTTTCATACCTTCCTCgaaaaaattaataaacagaaTGCGCTGACCACTATTTCGGTTTAATTTCGGTGTAAGTAACGtaagaactgaaaacaaaaacaaagacccTCTGATTACGATTCTGTACTCATTCCACTATACGAAACGCTGCCTGCCTCTGCCGACcccgccaaaaatgctattttttttcaaACGCTTAGCCATCTGGAGGACCCACTTCCGTCCTTTTCATTTCTGGCCAGGCCCTGCATACACcgtaaatctggacgaaatcggtgatatGGAGTAGGCGCGGTCCCACTGATAGTCACATGAAGAAATTCCGTTGTTTAAAAATGCCATTTACTTTTCATAAAGGCAAGAAAGTACGTACGTTTGTTGATATTGCCTACCTACTGCTTAATTCGACTCCCTCACTGCACAACAAAGTGTAAAAACGTCTGAATTTCAGAATTTTACTGACACCTGTGCAGTCTGCCATGTGGAGTCTGGTCACCTCTTCGTTGCAACATCTTTCGTCCAACACGACAGAGAATGATCAGACCAAACGTAAGTACCCAGGAAAGACTCCTGTTGGACGCGCTTGATTAACAATGGGGTTTTTGTCGGGCGTCTAAACTTGTGCATTGACGATATAGAAACTTCAATTACTAATTTGCCAACTGACTACGTGAAACCACTAAGTACGTCTCATCTTATTTTAGGAGCTTGTAATGGTTCGCCAGCCGCtggtggcagagcggttataggcgcttcagtctggaaccgcgcgactgctgcggtcgcaggttcgaatcctgcctcgggcatggatgtgtgtgatgtccttaggttagttaggtttaagtagttctaagttctaggggactgatgacctcagatgttaagtcccatagtgctcagagccatttgaaccattttttgtaatggttctttatttacgtgatcattacggcactccaaccacaGTTCTCTATACCAGTAAGAtcatactacttttctgcgaagtaacagacatatttttgtgacaatattcacatttggttttattaatgtataggtattccgatgtatcgatatattacagtgatatggttcttgtgtgtattcatttctgtgagactgtcataatctttgacttacttgtaaccgttttggcgcgaatgcgcacagagcagtctttgtctgactttgcagaagttaagttgttatttcgctttgtaaaagaacagtcaagtcttctgtttggttaaagtggaaattaaatatatgaagattgatacaaaactgttttcttgatgatgtgacaattaagaagaagtatatgtgaattcacaagaagtttaataaaaatgtggatcgtgaacaccaagtcaaaatttATTTCTACCGTACCATCGTTCTGATCTGGGATGTTTGattattaagaatttcctgaaaaacgcatttgttaagtcttcaaatattgctaaaatacagatctggaccttctagcagtcaaagtggaatcaccctagaatcaacaaaatGAGCTATAACAACTTCGACagaatctacgtgggaatccattcaagataagtgccaaaattaatgacttttttacaatgacttcattatttccattctgacgataccatccacagtcaataactttgttgttgcccgataaagcgaacatatgctgcgtgagcaacattatttatctgatttctaacctactttgcaagtggtggtattgttagaagctgAGAACACGGTTACTCCTCGTCAGTAAACTAAGCCGTCGCTGCTGACGAATGTGCTCCAGTGTCTTCATTTTGGCAAAGGGAAATGACGTCTCATACTTTGTTCGTCTTCCTAAGCCCCTGATGGTAATTTTCGATCCAAGTTGTCGTCAGAAGTCGAGTCTGGCAAGAAAGCTGTCACAGTTTGTCTGGAGAGGTGGCAAAGCTGCCGCCCATACGTCGCTGCACGCTCTGACAGACGGGGGGCGGCTTCCGATCGTGTGGACCTGAAGCACGTCACGAGGTCGGAGGGAAATACGGACCCCACAACGGACCTGAGACGTCAGACATGTCGCCTTGCCCGACACTCATCGCGAACGCTCGACAACGTCCGGGGCTGGGAGGGAAATCAGTATGTCAGTGAACAGGTATGCAGAGTCCTTAATTTTCTCATACATTATCGAGACCGCCAGTGTATCGAAACACACAGGCACTAAGTGTAGTATTAAATTGTTCTTAACTAGATACTCGCTCCCCATTGGAGACGGTCGCTGCAACTCATAAGACCTGCAATGTCACGTGCTGTTACGCAACACTACGTGGCCCGCATAACTCGTTGGCACTGGTACGccatttgtgacgtcatggatTGACGGCAGTATCGGCGCAACGCATCACATCTACACGCAGATAAGAAGACTGTTGTTATTAGTATTAGATTCATGcacttttttattaatattttatttaatggtGCAGGCAAGCGACGTTAGTACTGCAGAGccaaatatgtatgttttacatatGTACAATGAATATACTTTGGGCTTTACTGTGCACTTCTCTGTAGTCGTCATTCATT contains these protein-coding regions:
- the LOC124798111 gene encoding uncharacterized protein LOC124798111; translation: MEMLEVPTVRRDAQDADTRPIKQKSPDDERTGSCSQEMIREMVTCWRRRSQRPYSRQDWRTAQYIRDGRRGSATGDTELPQQKSRRAEQRQTAAGNAGADQSDDMRLTTVFLLVALVMAACLTQMAYGNHEKSGGGGGGHDHGKGHSDGDGHGHDGR